From the Marivivens sp. LCG002 genome, the window ATGGCGAGCTGACCGAAGACCGACCGCTTGGGCGCGTCGTAAATCGCATTGACCCCCACCAGGAGGGCCGAAACCCCCGAGCGGGAAGCCCAAAGCGCAAGGAGCACCGAAAGAGCCGTCGCCCATCCAAGCGCCGAACGTCCCGTCCCCAGCAGCCGATCAAGCTGAGCTTCGAAGAGGAGATAGACATCTTCGGGGATCAGCCCTTGAAGGAGGACAAGCTGCGCCTTCACCGCCGTCGGGTCCGCGACCAGGCCGAAGACCGCGATAAAGGCCGCGGCGGCGGGAAAGATCGAAAACACGCCCCAAAAGGCGACAGAGGCGGCAATCAGGTCGAAATCGCTTCTGTTGAAGACACGCCAGACATTTCTTGCAGTGTTCAGCATCAGACCGATGTCATTCCCCCGTGGGTGTTGATCAGGTAATGTGCAAAAACCGGTGCCGATGCGGCTCCCAAGGCCCGCGCGTTGCGCCCCATCACGCCTGCTTCGATCTTGGGCCGAACGAGCCCGCGCATATCGAGCGTCGGCAGGAGCGCGTCAACTTTGTCGACAAGGCGATTGCGCACATCGACGGGGAAAGCCCCATCGATCAGCACCGCTTCGAAATCGATGACGGCGCAGACGGTAAGCGCCGCTCGCGCAAGATGGAGCGCGGCTTGGTCGACCCAGCGATCCACGTTCTCGCTGAACTCGGACCAGTCCTGCGGCGTATTCCAGATCCGCAAGGGATCAATCCCACTCGTCGCGAGGTCGCTTTCAAGCAAATAGAGCGAGGCCGCATCGATGAGCTGCGCCCCCCCGCTCTTTGCGGCGAAAACGGGCAGCGATCCGAAAGCCCCTGCGTTCCCGTGCGTTCCTTCAAAGACCGAATGGTTGAGCACAACACCGCCGCCGACAAAGGCACCGATGTAAAAGTAGGCAAAGTCGCAATATTCGCGGCCGCGACCATAGATATTCTCGGCGCGGCACGCAGCGGTGGCGTCATTCTCGGCAAAAACGGGAAGACCCGAAAAGGCGGAAATCTCGGCTTCGAAATCAAAGGTGCGCCAGATCTGGAGATCGGCTTCGGGCGCTCCGATTGTCTCATACCAGTTCCAAATTTCGAACGGCTTGGCCACGCCGATACCCGAAATCCGCGCTGCTTGGTCCTCGGTCATCTCGCCACGAAAAGCATCAAGGCCATTGCGCACGAATTCCAGAAGCGTGTTGGGCATCGGATAGCGATAGGTGATCTGGAGCTGCTGTCTGACCGTTCCGATCAAATCGACCAGAACAAGATCCGCCGAGCGCCTGCCGATCTTGAGCCCTACGGAATAAACGCCGTCGGGATCGATTTCCATCGGGATCGAAGGTTTACCGACCTTGCCGCGCTGGGGATCGCCGCGCTTGAGAAGACCGTCCGCCTCTAGCCCGCGCAAGATCACAGAGACCGTTTGCGACGAAATACCGAGAAAGCGGGCAATCTCGACCCCGGGCATCGCACCGAAGCGCTGGATCACGGACAGAACAAGGCGTTCGTTATAATCGCGCAGCCCACTTTGGTTGGAGCCCCGAAAAACGCCAGTGTCCGTAGTTTTCGTGTCCACGCCCTCACCAATCATATCGGCTCATTTCCTTGTTTCTGTTGTCTTTCGCCCCTGCGGTGGCGACACCTTTGGATATACCATCTTTGTGACACAAGGCCCAATCGCAATGCATCGTGCATGAATTGCGATCGCCATGCATCGAAAAAAAGAGTTCACGGAGGAAAAAACTGCCTTATAAGCCGTTGGACAGGCTCCTGTTAGCGCAAACGATTCCGACAAGGTGCAGATGATCAATTTAACGGCTCAGGTGAATGACCTCATCGAAAGGATCGATGAGCTTCGTGCAACGCGTGCGCGTGTGGTGGTGGCGATATGCGGTGCGCCCGCAAGTGGAAAATCGACACTGACCGCCGAACTGGTGCGCCGCCTTCACCTCAACAAGGTCAAAGCCTTTCCTCTTCCGATGGACGGGTTCCATCTCGACAACGCGATGATTTCCGAGATGGGCCTTTTGGCCCGCAAAGGTGCGCCCGAGACCTTTGACGCCCCAGGATATATCGAGCTCGTCCGCCGTGTGCGCGAAGGCAAGCTCGTCTATGCGCCCAAGTTCGACCGTGATCGCGACCTCTCGATCGCGGGAGCCATTGCCGTTCCGCAAGATGCCGAAGTGATCATCGCGGAAGGCAATTACCTTATGTTCGACGAAGACCCATGGCGCGAGCTTGCAGGTCTTTGGGATCTTACGGTGCGCTGGGATGTGCCCCTGCCCGAGTTGCGTGCGCGGCTTATCCAGCGCTGGCTCGACCACAACCTCTCGCGGACGGCCGCCGTGCGCCGCGCCGAAGGCAACGACATCCCCAATGCCCAGCGCATTCTGGAGGCTGCTTTGCCTTGTGACATCACTCTGGATGGAACGCCCCGCCCCTAGAACACTCAATTCGCTTGTGAAGGCGGAATCGCGACGTAAGATCAAGGATTATGACCGAAGTGAATTTGCCTCCGCACCTGAGCCATTCCGACATCGACCGATTGAATTCGGGAGAACATGATGCGCCCTTCGACGTTCTGGGCTGCCACGAAGCAGACGGCACGCGTTGGCTGACACTCTGTCTTCCTGATGCTGCCGAGGTGTCGGCAAAGGTGGGCAGACGCACGATACAGTTGGAGCGTCTCGGGGGTGCGGTCTTTGGTGCTGAAATTCCCAAGGGCAAAGTGACTTTGACCGCGAAGACGGCCGAGGGTCATAGTTGGAGCTTTGTCGATCCTTATGGATTTGGTCCGGTTCTGACGGACGTCGACGCCTATCTCATCGGCGAAGGCACGCATAAACGGCTTTGGGAAGCGCTCGGCGCGCATGTCACCACTCACGAGAAAACCAAGGGCACGCATTTCGCGGTCTGGGCGCCGAATGCCCGCGCCGTCTCGGTGGTCGGGACCTTCAACAACTGGCACCCTGCCCGCGCGCAAATGCGCCGTGTCGGACACACGGGCGTTTGGGAAATTTTCCTCCCCGATGTCGGCGAAGGCGACGCCTATAAATACCGCATTCTGGGCGCTGATGGGGCCGCGCATTTCAAAGCCGATCCCGTCGGTTTCGGCGCACAGCATCCGCCCGAACAGGCAAGCATCGTGCGCGACATCAAAGGCTACGGCTGGTCGGACAAAGCATGGATGAAGCGCCGCGAGGTCGCAAACCGGCGCGATAAACCGATTTCGATCTACGAAGTGCATCTGGGCTCATGGCGCCGCCGCTATGACGAGGGTGGACGCCCGCTTTCCTATAAAGAGCTGGCCGTCGAATTGGTCGGCTATGTCAAAGATCTCGGCTTTACGCATATCGAGTTTCTGCCCGTCTCCGAATTCCCCTTTGACGGCTCTTGGGGCTATCAGCCTGTGGGGATGTATGCGCCGACCACCCGCTTCGGTCCTCCCCATGAGTTCCGCGATCTGGTGAATGCGGCCCATGATGCGGGCCTCGGGGTTCTGCTGGATTGGGTGCCGGGCCATTTCCCTGCCGATGCGCATGGGCTTGGCCGCTTTGACGGAACCGCGCTCTATGAACATGCCGACCCGCGTGAAGGGTTCCATCAGGACTGGAACACCTTGATCTATAACTACGGTCGCACCGAGGTCAAAAACTACCTCGTGGCCAATGCGCTCTATTGGCTTGAAGAATATCATGTGGATGGCATCCGCGTGGATGCAGTCGCCTCGATGCTCTATCGCGACTATTCCCGCAAAGAAGGCGAATGGGTCCCCAACAAGGACGGCGGACGCGAGAACTATGAGGCCATCGGCTTTCTTCAAGCGATGAACGTCGAGAGCTATGGCGCGCACCAAGGGATCATGACCGTCGCCGAGGAAAGCACCTCCTTCCCGCAGGTCACGGGCGCAGTGCACAACGGCGGTCTTGGTTTCGGCTATAAATGGAACATGGGCTGGATGAACGACACGCTCTCCTACATGGAGCGTGATCCGATCTATCGCAAACACCATCACCACCAGATGACCCACGGCATCAGCTATGCGTTTTCGGAGAATTTCATCCTTCCGATCAGCCATGACGAAGTGGTGCACGGCAAAGGCTCGATGCTCCACAAGATGCCCGGCAATATCTGGGAGCAGTTTGCCAACCTTCGCGCCTATTACGGGTTCATGTGGGCCCACCCCGGCAAGAAGCTGTTGTTCATGGGCTGCGAGTTCGGCCAGCCCGAAGAATGGAACCACAACGTCCAGCTCGATTGGGACGCCTCGCACCGTGCGCCGCACAAAGGCGTGCAGGACCTTATACGCGATCTCAACAAACTCTACGCCGGAACGCCCGCGCTTTATCTCAAGGACTGCGAGCATGACGGTTTTGCGTGGGTGAACGGGGGCGATACCGAAGCCTCGACCCTCAGTTTCTTGCGCTTTGGCGGCAAAAAGGACGCGCCTGTTCTGACCGTCTGCAACTTTACGCCTGTCGAGCGCGGCAGCTACCGCGTCGGGGTCCCGACGCTCGGGCTCTGGGAAGAACTCATCAACACCGATGCCGCCTGCTACGGAGGAGGAAACCGTGGCAACTACGGCGGCGTCACAGCCCAAGAGGTGCCCTGTGACGGGCATCCCTATTCTATCGAAATCACAGTTCCACCGCTTGCGACGGTTATTTTCCGCGTCAAGCGTCCATAAGGGGGGAGAGACGAAATGGTTGAAAACAGAAGACTGACACAGCGCTCGATGGCCTTTGTCCTTGCAGGCGGAAGAGGGAGCCGCCTTCAGGAACTCACCGACCGCCGCGTCAAACCCGCCGTCTATTTCGGCGGCAAGACTCGTATCATCGACTTTGCCCTGTCGAATGCGATGAACTCGGGCATTCGCCGCATGGCGGTTGCGACCCAATACAAGGCCCACAGCCTTATCCGCCACTGCCAGCGCGGTTGGAACTTTTTCCGTGCCGAGCGCAACGAATTCCTCGACATCCTGCCTGCATCGCAGCGGATGGACGAAAGCAGCTGGTATCGCGGCACCGCCGATGCCGTCACCCAGAACATCGACATCGTCGACAGCTATGACGTCGACTATGTGATCATCCTTGCGGGCGACCACATCTACAAGATGGACTATGAAATCATGCTCCGTCAGCACGTCGAGACCCAAGCCGATGTGACCATCGGATGCCTGACCGTGCCGCGCATGGATGCCACCGCCTTCGGCGTGATGGCCACCGATGCAACGGGTCGTATCACGTCCTTTCTTGAAAAACCCAAAGACCCGCCCGCAACCCCCGAGGACCCGAGCCTCGCGCTGGCCTCGATGGGCATCTACGTTTTCAACTGGAAGTTCCTGCGCGAGCTTCTTCTCAAGGACAACGAAGACC encodes:
- a CDS encoding sugar transporter; translation: MINLTAQVNDLIERIDELRATRARVVVAICGAPASGKSTLTAELVRRLHLNKVKAFPLPMDGFHLDNAMISEMGLLARKGAPETFDAPGYIELVRRVREGKLVYAPKFDRDRDLSIAGAIAVPQDAEVIIAEGNYLMFDEDPWRELAGLWDLTVRWDVPLPELRARLIQRWLDHNLSRTAAVRRAEGNDIPNAQRILEAALPCDITLDGTPRP
- a CDS encoding ROK family transcriptional regulator, whose protein sequence is MDTKTTDTGVFRGSNQSGLRDYNERLVLSVIQRFGAMPGVEIARFLGISSQTVSVILRGLEADGLLKRGDPQRGKVGKPSIPMEIDPDGVYSVGLKIGRRSADLVLVDLIGTVRQQLQITYRYPMPNTLLEFVRNGLDAFRGEMTEDQAARISGIGVAKPFEIWNWYETIGAPEADLQIWRTFDFEAEISAFSGLPVFAENDATAACRAENIYGRGREYCDFAYFYIGAFVGGGVVLNHSVFEGTHGNAGAFGSLPVFAAKSGGAQLIDAASLYLLESDLATSGIDPLRIWNTPQDWSEFSENVDRWVDQAALHLARAALTVCAVIDFEAVLIDGAFPVDVRNRLVDKVDALLPTLDMRGLVRPKIEAGVMGRNARALGAASAPVFAHYLINTHGGMTSV
- the glgC gene encoding glucose-1-phosphate adenylyltransferase yields the protein MVENRRLTQRSMAFVLAGGRGSRLQELTDRRVKPAVYFGGKTRIIDFALSNAMNSGIRRMAVATQYKAHSLIRHCQRGWNFFRAERNEFLDILPASQRMDESSWYRGTADAVTQNIDIVDSYDVDYVIILAGDHIYKMDYEIMLRQHVETQADVTIGCLTVPRMDATAFGVMATDATGRITSFLEKPKDPPATPEDPSLALASMGIYVFNWKFLRELLLKDNEDPNSSHDFGNDLIPEIVKNGKAMAHRFDESCVRDEGAPAYWKDVGTVDAFWEANIDLTSFTPELNLWDSKWPIWTYSESVPPAKFIHDEKDRRGMAISSMVSGGCIISGTEVRNSLLFTEVHTNSYAVLDHAVVLPYVTVQRSARLRKVVIDRGVVIPEGLIVGEDPIEDAKWFRVTDKGTTLITQDMLDRRAASL
- the glgB gene encoding 1,4-alpha-glucan branching protein GlgB, with the translated sequence MTEVNLPPHLSHSDIDRLNSGEHDAPFDVLGCHEADGTRWLTLCLPDAAEVSAKVGRRTIQLERLGGAVFGAEIPKGKVTLTAKTAEGHSWSFVDPYGFGPVLTDVDAYLIGEGTHKRLWEALGAHVTTHEKTKGTHFAVWAPNARAVSVVGTFNNWHPARAQMRRVGHTGVWEIFLPDVGEGDAYKYRILGADGAAHFKADPVGFGAQHPPEQASIVRDIKGYGWSDKAWMKRREVANRRDKPISIYEVHLGSWRRRYDEGGRPLSYKELAVELVGYVKDLGFTHIEFLPVSEFPFDGSWGYQPVGMYAPTTRFGPPHEFRDLVNAAHDAGLGVLLDWVPGHFPADAHGLGRFDGTALYEHADPREGFHQDWNTLIYNYGRTEVKNYLVANALYWLEEYHVDGIRVDAVASMLYRDYSRKEGEWVPNKDGGRENYEAIGFLQAMNVESYGAHQGIMTVAEESTSFPQVTGAVHNGGLGFGYKWNMGWMNDTLSYMERDPIYRKHHHHQMTHGISYAFSENFILPISHDEVVHGKGSMLHKMPGNIWEQFANLRAYYGFMWAHPGKKLLFMGCEFGQPEEWNHNVQLDWDASHRAPHKGVQDLIRDLNKLYAGTPALYLKDCEHDGFAWVNGGDTEASTLSFLRFGGKKDAPVLTVCNFTPVERGSYRVGVPTLGLWEELINTDAACYGGGNRGNYGGVTAQEVPCDGHPYSIEITVPPLATVIFRVKRP